In Myxococcales bacterium, the DNA window GAAGAAGGAGCTCTCGGAGCTCGGCCCGAAGCTCGCGGAGACCCACGCCAGAGCCCTCGCGCGTGGGCGTGCATTCTACAAGCTCTCGCGGGCAGGCATGCTCCCCGTGGGTGGCGGCTTCGAGGCGCTCGTGTCGCACGCGATGCGCGTCGAGCGGGCCCGCCGCGTGCTCACGAACGACCTCGAAGAGGAGAAGCGCCTGCGCTCTCGTGGCGGGGATCTCGCCCGTGGGCTCGAGCGCGTCGCGCGGGACCGAGTGTCGCTCGCGAGCCAGCGAAACGCGATGGACGCCGCCCGCCTCGCCATGGCCGACGAGAAGCGCCGCCAGATGGCGTTCGACTCGGCCTTCACGCAGAGCTCCTCGGGGGGCGGATACGTGGCCGTCTACGGCGGAAACGGCGCCTCGGCCGAGCCCGTCGCGGGTGGGTTTGCGTCGGCGCGGGGGCGGTTGCTCTTCCCCGTGGCGGGGCGCGCCGAGACACGCCAAGCCCACCGCGAGGGCACCGATGGTCCGGGCCTCGAGGTCCGCGCCGCGCTCGGCACCGCGGTGCGCGCGGTCTTCGCGGGCCGTGTGGCGTTCGCCGATCGCTACGGCGCGTACGGCAAGCTCGTCATCTTGGACCACGGCGAGCACTACTACTCGGTGAGCGGGAACCTCGGCGCCGTCGACGTGAAGGTCGGCGACGAGGTCGGCGCGGGCGAGCGCATCGGCACCGTGGGCGACGAAGGCCACGGCGCGATGCTGTACTTCGAGGTTCGCCGCGGCACCGAGACGATCCCGGCCGCTCCTTGGCTCGGCCTCTGACAGGGCCAAGCGCCGCTCGCGGCCTTCTCCTCGTGCCTCGTGTCGCTGCGCTTTGCGCGGCGGGATGACGCGCGCTACCTTTCTTCTCGTGACGACCGTTGCCTGAGCCACCGAGGGGCCTCGTGCCCTTCGGAGAGACCCTGGGTCAGCCCTGCGCACCACGTGCGTAAGGGCCCGGTTTCGTTTGGTTTTCTTGCGAGGTAGTCATGGTTCTCGAGTCGCTCGGGTTTCGCCCCGAGGTAGGTCGCGCGCTGTCGGCGCTCGGTGACCCACGTCTGCGGTGTGCGCGTGTGATGCGCGCCGAGCGCGGAGTCGTGTGGGCGCTCCGTGAGGCGCAAGGAGAGGAGGGGCCCGAGCTCTCCGAAGCGCGGCTCGTCTTGCCTCGTCGGCTCCACGCGGGCGATGGGGCGCCGGTCGCAGGAGACTGGGTGGCGTATCGCGAGGACACGGGCGCCGTCGTGCGCGTGCTCCCGCGCCTCTCCGCGTTCGTGAGGAGGAAGGTCGGTCGCGCCGAGGCGGTCCAGGTGCTCGCGGCGAACGTCGACGAGGTCGTCGTGGTGATGGCGCTCGACACCGACTTCAGCGTACGGAGGCTCTCGCGGTACCTCGCGCTCGCGCGTGGGAGCGGGATCGTAGTGCGCGTGCTCTTGACCAAGGCGGCCGCGTGCTCGGACGTGGCGGCGCGCGTGGACGAGGTCGTCGTGGCGGCGGGAGGGGCCCCCGTGGCGGCCGTCGACGTGATCGCCGGCCTCGGGCTCGAGGTGGTGGACGCGCTCGCGACGCCGGGGAAGACCCTCGTCTTCGTGGGCTCGTCCGGGGTCGGCAAATCGACGCTCGTGAACCACCTCGTCGGGCCGGGGGCGGCCGCCGTGCGCCCCGTGCGCGCGAGCGACGGGACGGGGAAGCACACGACCACGCGCCGTGAGATGCACCTCCTCGCCGGAGGTGGGCTCGTGCTCGACACCCCGGGGCTGCGTGAGGTCGCGCTCGTCGGGGACGCCTCGGGGCTCGACGAAGTGTTCGCGGACGTGGCCTCGCACGCGCGCGCATGCCGGTTCCGCGACTGCACGCACTCGGGGGAGCCGGGGTGCGCGGTGGCTGCAGCGATCGACATGGGCGAGCTCGACGGTCGGCGTGTCGACGAGTCCCGTGCGCTGCGCGACGAGCTGTCGCGGACCGAGCGGCGACGAGCCGAGAAGGCCCGTGGAAAGCGCATGGCGGGCGCGCTCCGCGAGGTGCTACGGGTCAAGGGGAGGTGGGACCCGTGAGCCGTGGCTCGAGCAGGTGGGTGGACGCGAGGCGGGCGATCGCGCGCGCGCACGCGTCCACCATCTTCGGTCCACCGTGGCCCTCGTCCTCCACGACCTGGAGCTCGCAGCGCGGCCCCCAACGCCGCGCGACCTCGAAGGGGACGCCGACGGGCGAGCTCACGTCGAGCCTCCCGTGGACGAGCACCGTGGGCAGGTGAGAGACCCTCGCGAGGTCTCCCATGGGGAACGCCTCGCCGAGCTCTGCGAAGACGTGGCACACGAGCGTCGCGAACGTCGCGCGAAAGCGTGGGTCGGCGAAGCGCGGGTCGCCCCCCTTCCCACCCAGGCTCACGTGGGCCTCCTCCCAGGCGACCCAGGAGCGCGCGGCGCGCTCGCGGACGTTCGGGTCAGGCGAGGCGAGGAGCGCACGGTACGCCTCGACGAGCCGTGTCCCGGGGGGCCTCGGGGCCGCCTCGGAGAGCTCGGCCCATGCCTCGGGGAAGAGCTTGCCCACGCCTTCGGTCATCCAATCGACGTCGGAGGCGCGGGTCGTCGAGAGAGCCATTCCGACGACGCCGAGCACGCGGTGGGGGTGCGACGTCGCGTAGGCCAGCGCGAGCGAGGCACCGAACGAGACGCCATGAAGCAGCCACGCGTCCACGCCGAGGTGGACGCGGAGCGCCTCGATGTCACGCACGAACGTCCGGAAGTCGCAGGTCGCGAGGAGCTCCGCGCTCTCGTCCGCGCGGGGCAGGGAGCGCCCTGCACCCCGTTGATCGAACGCCACGATGCGGAACGTCTCCGGGCAAAAGCGACGCCGATGCCCGGAGAGGAGGCCTGCGCCGGGGCCGCCATGGAGGTAGAGCGCCGGAATCCCCCGCGGGTTGCCCGACGTCTCCCAGAAGAGCTCGGCACCCGGGACGCCGAGCATCCCCGTCGCGTGGGGCTCGATCGGCGGGAAGAGGCTCATTCGAGCGTCGAGCGGGTGACCTGGGGGTCGCCCTTCGCGAGCACGAAGATGCCCGGGAAGCCCTTCGTCTCGAAGCCGTCGCTCGGGTTCCTCTTGAGCGTCGAGTCGGTGATTTTCAGGGTGCCCGAGCGATCGTTCGAAACGAAGAAGATCGCGCCGCCGCCCTCGTTCGCGTGGTTGTCCTCGATGACCGTGCCGCAGAGGTCGAGCGTGAAGGTGTTGCCGTCGTTGTAGATCGCGCCGCCGCTGCCGCCACCCGGGGTGCCCGCCTTCGCCGGGTTGGCGCCGCGGCCCGTGGCCGTGTTGTGCGTGAAGCGCGAGTCGATGACCGTGTAAGATACACCGATGCTCGAG includes these proteins:
- a CDS encoding peptidoglycan DD-metalloendopeptidase family protein, giving the protein MKSKALFATLLALPLTFGAIVHAAPGEKLGKPEAPADAVTMPPHPAMVAQGTETGGQALALAALDRKIADLDAEEASSKKELSELGPKLAETHARALARGRAFYKLSRAGMLPVGGGFEALVSHAMRVERARRVLTNDLEEEKRLRSRGGDLARGLERVARDRVSLASQRNAMDAARLAMADEKRRQMAFDSAFTQSSSGGGYVAVYGGNGASAEPVAGGFASARGRLLFPVAGRAETRQAHREGTDGPGLEVRAALGTAVRAVFAGRVAFADRYGAYGKLVILDHGEHYYSVSGNLGAVDVKVGDEVGAGERIGTVGDEGHGAMLYFEVRRGTETIPAAPWLGL
- the rsgA gene encoding ribosome small subunit-dependent GTPase A, encoding MVLESLGFRPEVGRALSALGDPRLRCARVMRAERGVVWALREAQGEEGPELSEARLVLPRRLHAGDGAPVAGDWVAYREDTGAVVRVLPRLSAFVRRKVGRAEAVQVLAANVDEVVVVMALDTDFSVRRLSRYLALARGSGIVVRVLLTKAAACSDVAARVDEVVVAAGGAPVAAVDVIAGLGLEVVDALATPGKTLVFVGSSGVGKSTLVNHLVGPGAAAVRPVRASDGTGKHTTTRREMHLLAGGGLVLDTPGLREVALVGDASGLDEVFADVASHARACRFRDCTHSGEPGCAVAAAIDMGELDGRRVDESRALRDELSRTERRRAEKARGKRMAGALREVLRVKGRWDP
- a CDS encoding alpha/beta fold hydrolase, translating into MSLFPPIEPHATGMLGVPGAELFWETSGNPRGIPALYLHGGPGAGLLSGHRRRFCPETFRIVAFDQRGAGRSLPRADESAELLATCDFRTFVRDIEALRVHLGVDAWLLHGVSFGASLALAYATSHPHRVLGVVGMALSTTRASDVDWMTEGVGKLFPEAWAELSEAAPRPPGTRLVEAYRALLASPDPNVRERAARSWVAWEEAHVSLGGKGGDPRFADPRFRATFATLVCHVFAELGEAFPMGDLARVSHLPTVLVHGRLDVSSPVGVPFEVARRWGPRCELQVVEDEGHGGPKMVDACARAIARLASTHLLEPRLTGPTSP